The DNA region TGCAGGATTTTAGTTTTTATTTATATTAGGGGATGACTATTTTACGGTTAATGGTATAGTTGATGATTTAAGATTACCGGCACTAAACTGAAGCTGTACCACACCAGGTTTACCTGTAGTTTGTACATAGGCTAATAAGCGCCCATGCAATGCTTTGCGTTTGTTTGATTGATAGCTTTCATGGCTGCTGTTGCTGCCGTTTTCAAGGCCTAATAGTTGAGCCGCTCCGTTAATTGTTACTGTTATCTCATCGGTAGCAGTAAATACAGGGTTACCGTTTTTATCGGTAATATAAACCTCGATCTGGCTCAGGCCTTTTGTGTTACGGCTAAACAGGGTATTATCAGCTATCGCTTTAAGTTGATAAGCATCGCCGGTTGTTTTTATACTATCGGTGCATACTTCAATGCCGTTGTTGTAACCTTTAACAACAAGTTCGCCGGGCTCATAGTCAACCTGCCACGATGGAACTTGCCCCCTTGCGGTGCTGCGTGTTTGTCTGCCAAGAGATTTGCCGTTCAGGAACAATTCTGTTTCCTGGCAATTGGTAAAGCAATCAACTTTTACTTTGTTGCCGGGTTGCCAATTCCAAACGGGCTCGGCAGTACGGTGGCTCCAGATCCCTCTGTCATCAGTTCCGGTTATAGGGCGTGAACCTATATAAGCCATGGGCTTGTCCGACCAAAGACTTTGCCTGAAGAAATATTCCGGCTTTTTAAAACCGGCCAGGTCAATAAGCCCTGCCCCATTGCTGCGCTGCGGCCATTTGCCGGCCTCACCCAGGTAATCTATGCCAGTCCACAGGTATTGGGCCGAAATATATTCATTACTGTCAACAGCGTTCCAGGCTTGTTTTTGCATCCCGTTCTCACTGCCGTAAATAATACGGTTGGGATATTTTTTGTGATCTTCAGGGTACCTGTATTCCTGGTAATTATAACCCACAACATCCAACACATCAGGGTAACCTACTTCATTCGACATCACCACACCGGCCAGCGCGGCAGTTACCGGGCGGGTTTGATCAACGGCTTTTACAGCTTTAACCAGTTGTTTGGCTATCGGTGTTAGCCCGCTTGCCGGGGGATGATCTGGCAGGTAGCCCTTACCATAGATCTGCGGATTGCGGCCGGTGTTTAATACTTCATGGGTATATGGATCATTCGGATAATCTATCTCGTTACCAATGCTCCACATAATGACACAAGGATGGTTGCGCGCTCGCAGTACCATATCAGCTACATCCCGGTCTGCCCATTCCTTAAAATATTCGTGGTATCCGTTTTTAGATGGCGTACCAACATTCCAGCCTGCTACCCATTTGTTTTTGCCTACCTCCCATTCGTCAAAAGCTTCGTCCATTACTAAAAAGCCCATCTTATCGCACAAATCGTACAAATAATCAGCATGAGGGTTATGGCTTAACCTGAG from Mucilaginibacter sp. SJ includes:
- a CDS encoding glycoside hydrolase family 2 TIM barrel-domain containing protein, whose product is MKNKKHLLLFVLGMLLLPGLLKAQSTGKPVLFNTAWAFHKGDIGTGISGITSETQWRTVNLPHDWSIEGPFSNEWASATGYLPGGIGWYKKSFAGNNAWKGKQVYIYFDGVYKNSEVWINGHYLGKRPNGFISFQYELSPYLKLNGTNIIAVKADHSEFADSRWYTGSGIYRNVYLIVKDKVHIAPWDVAFSTPNVSAAKATVKVKVNITNSKVIDAAVLVKVNLLDERGKTTVSLQKQAIVKPGKHEVEFDQQISSPQLWDAEKPNLYKLEVSLNRNGKRTDEITQAVGIRSIRFDKDKGFFLNDKSTKLKGVCIHDDAGALGVAVPREVWVRRLKLLKDAGVNSLRLSHNPHADYLYDLCDKMGFLVMDEAFDEWEVGKNKWVAGWNVGTPSKNGYHEYFKEWADRDVADMVLRARNHPCVIMWSIGNEIDYPNDPYTHEVLNTGRNPQIYGKGYLPDHPPASGLTPIAKQLVKAVKAVDQTRPVTAALAGVVMSNEVGYPDVLDVVGYNYQEYRYPEDHKKYPNRIIYGSENGMQKQAWNAVDSNEYISAQYLWTGIDYLGEAGKWPQRSNGAGLIDLAGFKKPEYFFRQSLWSDKPMAYIGSRPITGTDDRGIWSHRTAEPVWNWQPGNKVKVDCFTNCQETELFLNGKSLGRQTRSTARGQVPSWQVDYEPGELVVKGYNNGIEVCTDSIKTTGDAYQLKAIADNTLFSRNTKGLSQIEVYITDKNGNPVFTATDEITVTINGAAQLLGLENGSNSSHESYQSNKRKALHGRLLAYVQTTGKPGVVQLQFSAGNLKSSTIPLTVK